One Myotis daubentonii chromosome 3, mMyoDau2.1, whole genome shotgun sequence genomic window carries:
- the LOC132229577 gene encoding small nuclear ribonucleoprotein Sm D2-like: GGELNTGPLSVLTQSVKNNTQVLINCGNNKKLLGRVKAFDGHYNMVLENVEEMGIEVPKSGKGRKESKPVHKDRYISAMFPRGDWVTVGLRHPLIAGKEGLAPCLAPGLSGTRTAGCVL; encoded by the coding sequence gggggggagttgaacACGGGCCCACTCTCCGTGCTCACGCAGTCCGTCAAGAACAACACCCAGGTGCTCATCAACTGCGGCAACAACAAGAAGCTCCTGGGCCGGGTGAAGGCTTTTGACGGGCATTACAACATGGTGCTGGAGAATGTGGAGGAGATGGGGATCGAGGTCCCCAAGAGTGGCAAGGGCCGGAAAGAGTCCAAGCCAGTCCACAAGGACCGCTACATCTCCGCGATGTTCCCGCGCGGGGATTGGGTCACTGTGGGCCTGCGGCACCCACTCATCGCTGGCAAGGAGGGGCTTGCTCCCTGCTTGGCGCCAGGCCTCTCGGGCACCAGGACTGCCGGCTGTGTTTTGTAG